The Helianthus annuus cultivar XRQ/B chromosome 16, HanXRQr2.0-SUNRISE, whole genome shotgun sequence genome includes a window with the following:
- the LOC110919604 gene encoding uncharacterized protein LOC110919604: MGLRVGCQEADLKEIKEFGEWILKLGDGLLGEENDGEIDIEIPDDLLIHDRVNPISSLISYIYIYPDMNKYLWDLTYFQQRAILAPTNEVVDSINKELLESLPGEEKVYFSSDSLCQSEEESELNMALFPPDVLKNLRLSGLPNHKLVLKVGAPVMLLRNID; this comes from the coding sequence ATGGGATTAAGAGTTGGTTGTCAGGAAGCAGATTTGAAAGAAATAAAGGAATTTGGAGAATGGATTTTAAAGCTTGGTGATGGTCTGCTTGGTGAAGAAAACGATGGTGAGATTGATATTGAAATACCAGATGATTTACTTATTCATGACCGAGTCAATCCTATTTCTTCTCtcatttcatatatatatatatatccggaCATGAATAAGTATTTGTGGGATTTAACGTATTTCCAACAAAGAGCGATTCTTGCTCCAACTAATGAAGTAGTGGATTCAATAAATAAAGAGTTGTTAGAGAGTCTGCCTGGTGAAGAAAAGGTTTATTTTAGTTCAGATAGTTTATGCCAATCGGAGGAAGAATCAGAGCTTAATATGGCGTTGTTTCCTCCTGATGTGTTAAAAAATCTTCGTTTATCTGGTTTACCTAATCATAAATTAGTACTGAAAGTTGGTGCTCCGGTGATGTTACTCAGAAACATTGATTAG
- the LOC110919605 gene encoding protein FAR1-RELATED SEQUENCE 5-like — protein MRTLYGGFDKVGATKTDFKNFKRDLNRYISELDVDMMIKWLLRKKNYMPNFSMEYITTEDGILRALFWADEDAKRKLSMFGDVVSFDATYQRNKYKMMFVPFTGVDNHNRNVTLGAAIIGNETAETYSWLLKVFREAFGRAPPVIVTDQDLAMKKAIEDTWTESRHKLCMWHIMDKLTVKSIYQIRDTWISAYYREKYMFGLMRTSSRSESENHFFRQFCNPECALVKFLGHFDSSIEAQRHEHKKNDHDTRNTNVDIWAVDFVLEDQAASIYTRTIFFDVQLEIQNGLHRCAIGKWEKMSDYLKFFVKDWDQPCTTFFEVMMREDEMTVYCTCKRFTQFGLLCSHVFCVLRMLDVREFPQLYILRHWTREAVPNSACGAILGMNERDNRYNEVNHIVREITYSTESVINKLVTNFDALCSFRDHVVNFFQTADEAVVNAPRKSRRERFAEITGNTQPSIVTVRVLVGTGYKGMGKPKRMKSKREIAISQNTFYSGLHSHLIKL, from the exons ATGAGGACACTCTATGGTGGGTTTGACAAGGTTGGGGCAACCAAAAccgattttaaaaattttaagagAGATCTGAACAGGTATATATCTGAGTTAGATGTTGATATGATGATTAAATGGCTATTGAGGAAGAAAAATTACATGCCAAATTTTTCAATGGAGTATATAACCACAGAAGATGGTATTTTAAGGGCGTTATTTTGGGCTGATGAGGATGCCAAGAGGAAACTTTCGATGTTTGGTGACGTTGTTTCATTTGATGCGACATATCAGCGTAACAA GTACAAAATGATGTTTGTACCATTTACTGGTGTCGACAACCACAATCGTAACGTTACTCTTGGTGCCGCTATAATAGGCAATGAAACGGCTGAAACTTATAGTTGGTTGCTTAAGGTGTTTCGTGAAGCATTTGGCCGTGCCCCTCCGGTGATTGTTACTGACCAAGACCTAGCCATGAAGAAAGCTATTGAAGATACATGGACTGAGAGTAGGCACAAGCTatgcatgtggcacataatggACAAGCTTACTGTTAAG TCAATTTATCAGATCAGGGATACTTGGATATCGGCTTATTATCGCGAGAAGTACATGTTCGGGCTTATGCGTACCTCATCTCGatcagagagtgagaaccatttttttAGACAATTTTGTAACCCGGAGTGTGCTCTTGTCAAATTTTTGGGGCATTTTGATTCTTCTATTGAAGCTCAAAGACATGAGCATAAGAAGAACGATCATGACACTAGAAACACGAACGTTGACATATGGGCGGTAGACTTCGTATTGGAGGATCAAGCGGCGAGTATATACACACGCACTATATTTTTTGATGTCCAACTGGAGATACAAAATGGTCTACACAGATGTGCTATCGGAAAGTGGGAAAAGATGAGTGACTACCTTAAATTTTTTGTGAAGGATTGGGATCAACCATGCACAACTTTCTTCGAG GTTATGATGCGGGAGGATGAGATGACTGTGTACTGTACATGCAAAAGATTCACACAGTTTGGGTTATTGTGCTCACACGTCTTTTGTGTGCTTAGGATGCTTGATGTTAGGGAGTTTCCACAACTTTATATTTTACGACATTGGACTCGGGAGGCTGTTCCCAATAGTGCTTGTGGTGCTATTTTAGGTATGAATGAGAGGGATAATCGTTATAATGAAGTTAACCACATTGTACGTGAGATCACATACTCTACGGAGTCGGTTATTAACAAGCTTGTTACCAACTTTGATGCGTTGTGCTCATTTAGGGATCATGTTGTTAACTTTTTCCAAACAGCTGATGAGGCAGTAGTCAATGCCCCACGCAAGAGTCGGCGTGAAAGGTTTGCTGAAATTACCGGTAATACACAACCATCCATTGTAACTGTTCGTGTTCTTGTTGGAACTGGATACAAAGGTATGGGTAAGCCTAAACGGATGAAGTCTAAACGTGAAATTGCGATAAgccaaaacacgttttattcaggTTTACATAGCCACTTAATTAAGCTGTAG